The following are encoded in a window of Rissa tridactyla isolate bRisTri1 chromosome 3, bRisTri1.patW.cur.20221130, whole genome shotgun sequence genomic DNA:
- the CALHM5 gene encoding calcium homeostasis modulator protein 5 isoform X2 encodes MWLSVALLNGTFYECAMSGLKNPSYLQAVCHSKSAKCFEELHKVACDKSSMPFAESDELKRTLQAQSQILGWCVIVTTALLSLLTTCCASCQSKVSHLQLMFWRVYMEKEKEQLEQIFQLYATKLSERNLKCFFENKEPEAIPLPTFQAWEDASQLYSFSSSKQHYSTIHRLVEEGQKKINEERETMLDFVDKREIP; translated from the exons ATGTGGCTCTCTGTGGCTTTGCTCAACGGGACTTTTTACGAATGTGCCATGAGTGGCTTGAAAAATCCTTCCTACCTACAGGCAGTTTGCCACAGCAAATCTGCGAAGTGCTTCGAAGAACTACACAAGGTGGCCTGTGACAAGAGCTCCATGCCCTTTGCAGAGAGTGATGAACTGAAACGAACTCTACAAGCACAGTCCCag aTTCTAGGCTGGTGTGTGATAGTTACCAcagctcttctctccctgctgaCCACTTGCTGTGCCAGCTGCCAGTCGAAAGTCAGCCACCTCCAGCTGATGTTCTGGAGGGTGTacatggagaaggagaaggagcaaCTGGAGCAGATTTTCCAGCTATACGCCACCAAGCTGAGCGAGCGAAACCTGAAGTGCTTTTTTGAGAACAAGGAACCGGAAGCGATTCCCCTGCCAACTTTTCAGGCATGGGAAGATGCTTCCCAGCTCTACTCTTTCAGCAGTAGCAAACAGCATTATAGCACAATTCACAGGCTAGTTGAAGAAggccagaaaaaaatcaatgaggaAAGAGAGACAATGCTGGACTTTGTAGACAAAAGGGAAATACCGTAG
- the CALHM5 gene encoding calcium homeostasis modulator protein 5 isoform X1: MDGFQTILKFFMNQKTAIGYSFMALLTMGGERVFSLVAFRCPCSNENFRYGLVFLFSPAFVLLVIGYFLNRKTWKLFTGCWVNPRKIFPRGNTCHFFYVFGQITLNALVAPVMWLSVALLNGTFYECAMSGLKNPSYLQAVCHSKSAKCFEELHKVACDKSSMPFAESDELKRTLQAQSQILGWCVIVTTALLSLLTTCCASCQSKVSHLQLMFWRVYMEKEKEQLEQIFQLYATKLSERNLKCFFENKEPEAIPLPTFQAWEDASQLYSFSSSKQHYSTIHRLVEEGQKKINEERETMLDFVDKREIP, encoded by the exons ATGGATGGTTTCCAAACAATCCTGAAATTCTTTATGAACCAGAAAACGGCTATAGGTTACAGTTTTATGGCGCTGCTGACAATGGGAGGTGAACGTGTGTTTTCTCTTGTTGCTTTCAGATGCCCCTGCAGCAATGAAAACTTCAGGTACGGTTTGGTATTtctcttttccccagcttttgTTTTGCTAGTTATTGGATATTTCTTGAACAGGAAGACCTGGAAACTCTTTACAGGCTGCTGGGTGAATCCCAGAAAAATATTCCCCAGAGGGAATACCTGCCATTTCTTTTACGTCTTTGGACAAATCACTTTAAACGCTCTGGTGGCCCCAGTGATGTGGCTCTCTGTGGCTTTGCTCAACGGGACTTTTTACGAATGTGCCATGAGTGGCTTGAAAAATCCTTCCTACCTACAGGCAGTTTGCCACAGCAAATCTGCGAAGTGCTTCGAAGAACTACACAAGGTGGCCTGTGACAAGAGCTCCATGCCCTTTGCAGAGAGTGATGAACTGAAACGAACTCTACAAGCACAGTCCCag aTTCTAGGCTGGTGTGTGATAGTTACCAcagctcttctctccctgctgaCCACTTGCTGTGCCAGCTGCCAGTCGAAAGTCAGCCACCTCCAGCTGATGTTCTGGAGGGTGTacatggagaaggagaaggagcaaCTGGAGCAGATTTTCCAGCTATACGCCACCAAGCTGAGCGAGCGAAACCTGAAGTGCTTTTTTGAGAACAAGGAACCGGAAGCGATTCCCCTGCCAACTTTTCAGGCATGGGAAGATGCTTCCCAGCTCTACTCTTTCAGCAGTAGCAAACAGCATTATAGCACAATTCACAGGCTAGTTGAAGAAggccagaaaaaaatcaatgaggaAAGAGAGACAATGCTGGACTTTGTAGACAAAAGGGAAATACCGTAG
- the LOC128907520 gene encoding LOW QUALITY PROTEIN: calcium homeostasis modulator protein 6-like (The sequence of the model RefSeq protein was modified relative to this genomic sequence to represent the inferred CDS: substituted 1 base at 1 genomic stop codon), giving the protein MEKLHGMMDFCIRHQTILGYSIMSLLTAASEQIFSSVVFKCPCNSGNTLYGSVFLIVPAFILFVLGYMANTKMWRLLTGSCRVEERCSCSPWGTCTHYCHVLVPVTARILVAPFTWIVVALLRASFYECAASGSSLIKNLMCKDKGEEXHKVLVRIPCDEMLLEKEKEKLSVESLSLQAQSQLIGWFIMIVALVLTCVSCCIFPVSYLQLKFWKIYSKKEQELFETKAKEHATRLAEIDTKCFFEATDPVPFRTPSSEDWRKISFLYTFNLKEQCYSMIHKYVNTNRGNSDRFRKGDQDPPVLGFVDEASVSKAGV; this is encoded by the exons atggaaaagttacATGGGATGATGGATTTCTGCATCCGCCACCAGACCATTCTGGGTTACAGCATCATGTCCCTGCTGACGGCTGCCAGCGAGCAGATCTTCTCATCTGTGGTGTTCAAGTGTCCCTGCAACTCTGGGAACACGCTGTATGGCTCCGTCTTCCTCATAGTGCCTGCCTTCATCCTCTTTGTTCTTGGCTACATGGCGAACACCAAGATGTGGCGCCTGCTGACAGGCAGCTGCCGTGTGGAGGAGCGCTgcagctgcagcccatgggggaCCTGCACCCACTACTGCCACGTGCTGGTGCCGGTGACAGCCAGAATCTTGGTGGCCCCCTTCACCTGGATCGTGGTGGCCCTGCTCAGAGCCAGCTTCTACGAGTGCGCGGCCAGCGGGAGCAGCCTGATAAAGAACCTCATGTGTAAAGATAAAGGAGAAGAGTGACACAAGGTGCTGGTCAGAATACCCTGCGACGAGATGTTattagagaaagagaaggagaagttATCGGTTGAATCCCTCAGCCTTCAGGCACAGTCCC agctgataGGATGGTTCATCATGATTGTGGCACTGGTTTTAACATGTGTCAGCTGCTGTATCTTCCCGGTTAGCTATCTTCAGCTCAAGTTCTGGAAAATTTACTCAAAAAAGGAACAGGAGCTCTTCGAGACCAAGGCTAAAGAGCATGCAACCAGGCTGGCAGAAATAGATACGAAATGCTTTTTTGAAGCCACTGACCCAGTGCCGTTTCGGACTCCCAGCAGTGAAGACTGGCGGAAGATTTCATTCTTGTATACCTTCAATTTGAAGGAGCAGTGTTACAGCATGATACACAAGTACGTTAACACAAACAGAGGCAACAGCGACAGATTCAGGAAAGGAGATCAGGATCCCCCTGTTTTAGGATTTGTGGATGAAGCAAGTGTAAGCAAAGCAGGGGTTTAA